The DNA window CACCGGGTGGCGATTTTGCACAAGGGAAGGCTGGTCCAGGTTGGCCCCCCGGAAGAGGTGTACGCCAGGCCCAAGGACGCCTGGACTGCCCGTTTTCTCGGACATAAGAACCTCCTTTCCCCGGAGGAGAGCCAGGCCCTGGGCCTGCCCTATAACCCCCACCTCCTGCCCCAGGCAGCCTTGCGCCTGGGAGGAGACCAAGAAGGGGTGGTGGAGGAGCGCCTTTTCTTCGGCAGCCGGGTGGGGCTTTGGGTACGCCTTAGGGGTGTGCGGGTGTACCTGGAGGCCCTAGATCCCCTCCCCCATCTGGAGGAAGGGGCCAGGGTCCCCCTAGGCCTGGACCTTTCCCAAGCCGTACCCTTGGAGAGATGAAGCGCTTCGCCCTTCTCCTAGGCGGGCCCCTTCTGGTAACGGCGGCCCTGCAGGAACGCCTAAAGGCCTACCGCTTAATGGCGGCGGACTCGGGCGCCCGGCATGCCCTGGCCCTTGGGCTTCCCCTGGAGCTTTGGCTTGGGGACTTTGACTCAAGCCTCAAGTGGCTACAAAACGCCCTTTCCGCTCCCAAGGAAGGGCTTCCCCGGGAGAAAGACCTTACGGACGGGGAAGCCTTGGTGCGCAAGGCCCTGGAGCTGGGGGCCGAGGAGCTCCTTCTCCTGGGGGGCATCGGGGGACGGTTGGACCATACCCTGGCCCACCTGGAGCTTTCCTTCCTTCTGGCCGAAAAGGGCGTGCGGGTGGAGCTCACCGATGGGCTTACCCGGGCTTTCCCTCTCCTAACAGGAAACCACGCCTTTCCCTTGGAAAAGGGCACCCCCTTTAGCCTTATCCCCTTTTCCGAGGCTACCTTGGGGGTAGAGGGGGCGCGGTGGAACCTCCCCCCCACCCCCCTGAAGGCCACCACCCTTACCCTGGAAAACCAGGCCCTGGGGCCCATCCGGATCCGGGTAGAAAAGGGAAGGGCGGTGCTTTACCTGTTCTAGCCGCCTTGACAGAGCCCTAAGGGAAGGCTACACTAGCTTTTGGCGTTAAGGCCAGCGCCATACACCCCTACGGTGTAGCTTGGGCCGCTAGCTCAACCGGTAGAGCAACCGACTCTTAATCGGTGGGTTACAGGTTCGAGTCCTGTGCGGCCCACCAGGAGGCCCCGGGAAACCCCCGGGGTTTTCCTTTACCATGGGGCCCATGAGGCTTCCAAAGACCCCCCTGGACCTCCTAGACCTGGATCTGCCCCGGGGCGAACCCTGGGGCTACGCCTTCGCCCAAAGCCTTCTTAGGGCCCCCTGGGCCTGGCGGGCCCTTAGGCCCACCCCGGGGCTTCTTCAGCTGATGGGGCAGGACCTCGAGGCCCTCTCCCAGGAGCTGGTGGGGAGGCGAAAGGAGTACCCCCTTTCTGACCTAGGGGAACGCCCCCCCCACCCCGCCGAGGAGGAGGCCCTAAGAGCCCTCCTTGCCCGCGACCCCGAGGCCCTAGCCCGGGTGCTCCAAACCCACGGCCCTTACCCCTTTGCCCTCCATCAGGCCTTTCGCTTTTCTGGCGAGGTGCACCCTCTCCGCACGTTTCGCCTGCCCCGGGAGGACGAACTTATTGGCTACGAGGCCCAACTCGAGGCCCTCAAGGCCAACGCCCTCCGTTTTCTTGCGGGCAGGCCCGCTCTCCACACCCTGCTCTATGGAGCCCGGGGCACGGGCAAAAGCACCGCCGCTAAAAGCCTCCTCCACCTTCCCCAGGCCCGCATGGTGGAGGTGGAACCCAAGGCCCTGGGCCACCTGGAAAGCCTCCTGGAGAGGCTGGCCCTCCTTCCCCACCGGTTTTTTCTTTTCCTGGACGATCTTTCCCTGGACCCTGAGGAGGAGACCTTCCACCACCTGAAGGCCCTCCTGGAGGGGAGCCTGGAAGGACCTCCCGAGAACGTCCTGCTTCTTGCCACCTCCAACCGCCGCCACCTGGTTCGCCACCAGGGGGAAAATCCCTTACCCGGGGCCGACCCTAGCGCCTGGGACGAGCTTCAGGACGCCCTAGCCCTCTCCGAGCGCTTCGGCCTGGTCCTCACCTTCCCCCCCTTTGACAAGGGGCTTTACCTGAAGGCAGTGGCCCACCACTTGGGCCGCCCCCTAACCCCGGAAGAGGAAAGGGAAGCCCTCCGCTTCGCCTTGCAGAAGGGCTTTTCCGGGCGGGTGGCCCGGCAGTTCGCCCTAAGCCTCCTCTAAAAGACCCGCGTGCCGGAGGGCTGCCTCCACAAAGCCGGCGAAGGGCGGGGAGGGGCGCATGGGCCGGCTCTTGAACTCAGGGTGGCTTTGCAGGCCCAGGAAGAAGGGGTGGTCCTTAAGCTCTATGGCCTCCACCAACCCCGCCCCCCGGCCCCGCATCCCCGGGGTGGTGGCGGAGATCACCAGCCCAGCCCGCTCCAGCCCGTCCACATAGAGGGGGTTCACCTCGTAGCGGTGGCGGTGCCGTTCAAACACCTCCTCCTTCCCGTAAAGGCGGTGGAGTAGGGTGCCCGGGCGGATGCGCATGGGCCAGTCCCCGAGGCGCATGGTGCCCCCTAGGCCTTCCACCTCCAGCTGCTCAGGCATGAGGTCAATCACCGGATGGGGGGTATAGGGGTCAAACTCCGTGGAGTTGGCCCCCTTAAGCCCGGCCACGTTCCGGGCAAACTCAATGACGGCAATCTGCAACCCCAAGCAGATGCCCAAGTAGGGGATGCCCTTCTCCCGGGCGTACTGGGCCGCCCGCACCTTGCCTTCAATGCCCCTAACCCCAAACCCGCCAGGGACCAGGATGCCGGCAACATCCCGGAAGGCCTCGTCCAGGTCAGCCCCCTCGAGGCCCTCCGCATCCACCCACTTCACCTCCACCCGGGCCCCGTGCCGGATGCCCGCATGCTTCAGGGCCTCCAGAAGGGAAAGGTAGGCGTCCGGCATCTTCACGTATTTACCGGCGATGGCGATCCTTAAGGTGCGCTCGGGGTGCTTCAAGACCCGCACCGCCTCCTGCCAGAAGGAGAGGTTGGGGAAGACGGGCTCCAGGCCCAAGGCCTTTTCCACCACCCGGCCTAGGCCCTGCTCCTCCAGAAGGAGGGGGATCTCATAGATGTGCTCCACGTTGGGGCTACTGAACACCTGCCCCGGGCGCACGTTGGTGAAGAGGGCCACCTTCTTGCGCACCTCCTCCGGCACCGGCTTCACCGAGCGGAGGACGATGGCATCGGGCTGGATGCCCACACCCCTCAGGGTGGCCACGGAGTGCTGGGTGGGCTTGGTCTTGAATTCCTCGCTGGTCTCCAGGTAGGGGACCAAGGTGAGGTGGATGTAGAAGGTATTGGCCTCCCCCTCGTCAAAGCGAAACTGGCGGATGGCCTCCAGGAAGGGAAGGCTCTCAATATCCCCCACCGTACCCCCCACCTCCACCACCACCACCTCAGCCCCCTGTTCCTCGGCCACCTGGCGGATGCGGTCCTTGATCTCGTCGGTGATATGGGGGATCACCTGCACCGTCTGGGAAAGGTACTCCCCCCGGCGCTCCTTCTGGATGACGGAAAGGTAGACCTGGCCCGTGGTGAGGTTATTGCCCCTGGAGAGGTCCAAATCCAAGAAACGCTCGTAGTGGCCGATGTCCAGATCGGTTTCCGCCCCGTCGGCGGTGACGAAGACCTCCCCGTGCTCGTAGGGGCGCATGGTGCCCGCATCCACGTTCACATAGGGGTCAATCTTGATGGCGGTAACCCTATACCCCCGGGCCCGGAAAAGGGCCCCCAGGGAGGAGGTGAGGATGCCCTTACCCAGGCTGGACACCACCCCTCCGGTCACGAACACGTACTTCCTTGGCCGTTGCGCGCTCTCGGAAACCCCGTTCACGGGATTCCAGCCTACCACATCTGGAAAAGGGGGCTGGGGTTATGGTAAAGTTTTCTTTGGCGTTCTTGCGGGGTCCCCCGATCCCCCGGCAAGAACAGGGTGTATCGCCTAAGGAGGGCCCTGGAAATGCAGCCCAAGACGTACGTACCGGAAAAGATTGAACCCCGGTGGGTTCTCATAGACGCCGAGGGCAAGACCTTGGGGCGGCTGGCCACCCAGATCGCCACCCTGCTTAGGGGCAAGCATCGCCCCGACTGGACCCCCAACCTCCCCATGGGCGACTTCGTGGTGGTGGTGAACGCCGACAAGGTCCGCCTCACCGGCAAGAAGCTCAAGCAGAAGATCTACACCCGGTATAGCGGCTACCAGGGGGGCCTTAAGGAGATTCCCGCCGAGAAAATGCTGGCCACCCACCCGGAAAGGGTGCTGGAGCATGCGGTAAAAGGGATGCTACCCAAAGGCCCCCTGGGACGGAGGCTCTTCAAGCGCCTCAAGGTCTACGCCGGCCCCACCCATCCCCATCAGGCGCAGAAGCCCGTTAAACTGGAGGTCAAGTGATGGAGCAGTATTACGGCACCGGCAGGCGCAAGGAAGCGGTGGCCCGGGTCTTCCTAAGGCCCGGTAGCGGTAAGGTCACCGTGAACGGCCAGGACTTCCAGGACTATTTCCAGGGTCTGGTGCGGGCGGTGGCGGCCCTCGAGCCCCTGAGGGTGGTGGATGCCCTGGGGCGCTTTGACGCCTACATCACCGTGAAGGGGGGCGGCAAGAGCGGCCAGGTGGACGCCATCAAGCTGGGGGTGGCCCGGGCCCTTCTCCGGTACAACCCCGACTACCGCGCCAAGCTGAAGCCCTTGGGCTTCCTCACCCGGGATGCGCGGGTGGTGGAGCGGAAGAAGTACGGCAAGCACAAGGCCCGCCGGGCACCCCAGTACTCCAAGCGCTAAGGAAGGCGTGGTTCGGGCCCCTGGGAGAGCATCCCAGGGGCTTTTTCCAACCCCTGTAGGGCCTCCTGAAGCTCCTCTGGCGAGAAGACGTGGACCTTCTTGTGCCGCAAATAGACCAAGCGGGCCACAAGATGTTCCCCTGAGGGGGAAGCAACCGCCTCCACCCCCCAGGCCCGCCGTACCGCCTCCCAGTAAAGGGCAAGCTGCAGGAGGTAATGCTCGGGAGCCAGGGACCGGTCGGTTTTGTAGTCCTCCAGGTACCACCTGTCCCCCACCCGGTAAAGCCGGTCCAGAACCCCGTGCCAGACCGTCCCCGCCAGGGGCAGGACCAGGGGGAGCTCGGGGTAATCCTCGAGGCGGACCGCCAAAGGAGGCAACACCCCACCCAGCATCTCCCGGTAGTGGCGGAGAAGGGTGCGCACCTCCTCCAGCAAGGCTTCCTTTTCCTCCTCGGAAAAGGGTAAGGCCACCTCCTGCAGGAGGAGGGCGCGCATCCTTCCCTCCTCCTCCGGGTCCAGGTCCCGGGCGATGGCGTAGTGGACTAGGGTACCCACGGCCCGGGCGAACTCTGGCAGGAGTTCCCCTTCTAAGGCCTCCGCCAGGGGCAAGGGCTCCCCTTCCGCCTTGCGGTGGGCGCTGGGGGAGTAGAGGGGAGGAAAGGGCTTGGGTTCCAAGGCCAAGGGGGCATAAGGGGCTGGGTCCAAAAGGGGCGCCGGCGGGAGCGAGGGCGAGGGGAAGGAAGCCCCAACGGGGTGGACCCGTACCCTGGGGTCTTGGGACCCAGGGCCTAAGCCCAAGGCCATGAGGGCCTTGGCCCAGGGGCCTGGCCGGGAAGAAGCGCTTCCCGTGAGCAAAAGGACATCCCGGGCCCGGGAAAGGGCCACGTAGAGAAGCCTTAGGACCTCCTCCTCCTCGGCCTCCTTCAGACCCTGCCTCACCTCCTGGTAGCCGGGCGTGCCCTTAAGGGCCACCTCTCCCTCAAGCCCCACCAGAAGGGGTTCTTCCGCGGAGCGCTCCTGTCTAGAGAGGTCAAAGACCCCCACCACCGGCCACTCCAGCCCCTTGGCGGCATGCACGGTAAGGAGGTTCACCCCCTGGCTCCCTTCGGGAAGCTCGGCGGCCTCGGGGTCCATAGCCCGCACCTTAAGCCACTCCAGGAGGGCCTCGAGGTCAGGAAAGCGCTCCGAGGCCGCCAGGAGGAGAAGGGTGTCCAGATTGGTGCGGGCCCTAGGGGAAAGCCGCCCCAAAAAGACCTCGTCCCGCACCAGGGCCTTAAGGGCCTCTAGGGGCCGCTTCCCGGCCAGCTCCCTCAGCCACTCCAGCCGGGCCTGGGCTTCAGCGGGGAGTTGGGAGAGAAGGTCCTTCCAGGGGGATTTCTTGGGTAAACCCTCCAGCCTTCCCAAATCGGCGCCCACAAATGGGCCCCGCAGGAAGGCCAAAAGGGAAAGCCGCTCCTCGGGGGAAAGGGGAGCCTCGGGTTCCAAGAGGCTTAGCCTAAGGGCATGGTAGATATCCCGCACCTCCGGGCGGATGAAGAAGCTCCTTCCCCGGCGGATACCGTAGGGAACCCCCAAGGCGCGGAAGGCCCGTTCCAAGTAGGGAAGGCTATGGCGGCTTCGCACCAAAACCGCCATCTGGGGGAAGGCATACCCTTGGTCCCGTAGGGCCAGAAGCCTCTTCCCTAAGACCAAGGCCTCTTGCTGGCGCTTCCTATCCAGCTCCCCTTCCCCTCCCACCCAGTGCACTTCCCAAAAACCCCTTTCCCGCCGTCTAGGCCTCACCAAAACCCGTTCGGTTTCGGGGAAGAACCGCTCCACAAAGCGGTTCAGAAACTCGGCCAGCTCCCCGCTGTGGCGGAAGGTTTCGTCCAGAAAGCGGACCTCCTCAGCCCTCCTTAGGGCCTCGCGGAACACCTCCACCCGGGCGTTGCGGAACAGGTAGATGGACTGCTTGGGGTCCCCCACGGCCACCACCTTGGCCCCCGCCTCCTCCAGGGCCTGGAAAAACCGCCCCTGCAGGGGATTTACATCCTGGTACTCGTCCAGGAAGATATGGCTAAACCGCTCCACCACCCGCCCTAGGGCCTGGGGGTTTTTCAGGAGGCGGAGGGCTTGGGCCTCGAGGTCCCCTGGCCCTAGGAGGTCAAGGGTGCGGGCCTGGTACCTCCCAAGGACCTCCTGGAAAAGGGCATAAACCTCCTCCGCTCCCGGTAAGGGCCGGAAGGCTTCCGCCAAGGAGCGCTTTTCGTAAAGGGCGAGGAGGGCCCCCACAAGCCCTTCCTCCTCCCCGGGGTTCCGGCCCTTCAAGTAGAGGAGGCTTCGGGCCTCCTCCAGGAAGAGGGCCTCGGCAAGGAACTCGTCCAAGACGGCGAAATCGGGGTCCAGGGAGAGGAAGGGAGCCGTGTGGCGTAAGGCCTCGGCCATGAAGCCGTGGATGGTGGTGAAAAGGGCGCCATAAAGCTCCCGCTTGGCCGTTTCCGCCTCCCCATCCCCCAGGGCTTTAACTTCCTCCAGGATGCGTTCCCTAAGCTCCTCGGCGGCCTTTCGGGTAAAGGTGAGGGCGGCCATGCGCCGTAGGGGCACCCCTTGGCGCAAAAGGGCCAAAAGCTCCTGGACCAAGGCATGGGTTTTCCCCGTGCCCGCTGAGGCCACGTAGAGCTTCACCTCTCCTCCTTTCGGCAGAGGTCTGCAAGGCCACAGGTGTAGCAGTGGAAGCCTGGCTTTGGGGGAAAAGCCCCCTCGCGCCAAAGGCGATAGGCCTCGTTCGCCTGTTGGCGTACCTCCTCCACCGGCTTGGGCAGGGTTCCCGAGGGTTGACGGCGAAGGAGGGAAGGCTTTCCCATCCAAGGCCAGGCCCAAAGCCTCACCTCGCTGACATCCCGTCGGCCCAGCAAGACCCCAAGGGCATACCACTCCGTCCAGCGCTTTTGCGGCCCCAAGTCGGCTTCCGCTCCCTGGGGCAAGAGGCGGTAAAGGTGAACGGTGTCCCCTTCCCGCCGCACACCATCCAGGCGTAAGGGAGGTTTCCCAGGCAAGGTGGACCAAAAGTGCATCCCCTCCCAATGCGCCCGATGGGCCTCCAACCAGGGACCCACCTGGGCGTGGCCCAGAAGCCTTTCCAACTCCGTGGGCAGGAGGTGCCACCCCAAGGCCCCATCCCGCCCCCCAAGGTCAAACCGCTCCACGTAGGCCCTAAAAGGGCACTCCCGGAAGCGGCGGAGGACCTCCAGGTGGGGCGGGGGCTCCCGCCCCGTGGGCAGGGGCGGGGTAAAGGGAAGCTGGGGAAGGGCCTCGAGGCGGCTTGCCGGGGGCAAGGGCTCAGGCTTAACCCCCCTCTCCAAGGGCGGGTAGAGCCCCGAGGGGCCGGCCTCCGGGTAAAGGAGAACCACCTCCTCCCCCCGGGTGGAAACCTCCTCCCAGAAAAGGGGGTCAAGGCCCTTAAGGCGCCGGGGAAGCCCCTTTAGAAGCCCTCTTTCCCTAAGCTCTTCCAGGAGGAAGTAGTCCTCCCGCTCCCCTAGGCTATAGCGCCCCGCCACCCAGTCCAGCACATAGGCCCTTTTGGCCCTTATGCCGAGGGCCCTCAAGGGAGGAAGCAGGGCCACCCCCCGGTTGGGCTCGGGGGGCAGGCTTTCGTCCAAAAGCAGGCTCCGCCACCAGGCCAAGGGGTTCCCCCTATCGGCCCGCTGGGCCAGGCGGAGGCGGGTAAGAAAAGGCTCCTTGGCTGCGATCCCCAGGCGCTCCAAAGCCTCCTCCGCCCAGGCCAAAAGGTCAGGCCCCGGGGTGCGGAGCTTTTGGAAGGCCCGCCACTCCTCCTCAAGCCCTTCCCGCTCCGCCAAAGCCCCAAGGGCCTCCTCCCCCGCCAGACCCAGCCTCAGGGCCTTCCTCCCCAAGGTGGGAAACCCCAAGGCCAGAAGGTCCCGCCCTGTGGGGAAAGGGTTTAAAAGGGCCAGCACCCTCTCCCCTTCCTCCGTGTCGCCCAAGGCCCTTTCCCGGCCATCGTAAAGGGGAAGGCCGTACTCGTCCTTGAGGAGAAGAAGCCCCCCGATGCGCTCCTCGGGGGCCACCACCAGGACCTCCCAGGGATCCAGGCCTTCCCCACCCATCCCCTTGGGGGCCAGGACCCGCTTTAAGGCCCTAAGGAGGTAGCGGACCTCCTCCACGGGGTTGGCCAGGGCCAGGACCTCCCTTTTTACCGGCCTAGGGGAAAGGGCTTTCCAGGGCGCAAGCCCTTCTGGGAGGAGTTCCGCCGTGAGGAGGACCGGCACCTCCTGGGCCAGGCGCCTTAGGAAGCGGAGGTCCAAAGGACCCACCTCCCGAAAGCCATCCACCACCACCAGATCGGGCTTGGGGAAAAGGCGAAGGGGCACCCGGCCTGCCCGGTAGCGGAAGTCATCGTAGTCCAGGGCCTTCCCCTTAAGGCGCTCGTAGGCGAAGTAGACCTGCCTGAGCCTTCTCGCCTCCCCCTCCTTGGGCAGGGCAAAGGGGGAAAGGCCATAGCGTTTGAGCTCGGCGATGGCTCGGGCAAATAGCCGCGCCTCCCCCGGGGCGATCTCCTCCCCGTAGAGGCTCCTCAAGGCCTCCCCCACCAGGGCCACCCTTCCCGCCCCGGGAAGCAAGGGCCCAAGCCGGCCCACCTCGGCCAGCACCCGGTAGTACAGGGCCTGGAAGGACATGAACTCCAGGCCCAGCACCGCCTCCTGCCCGCCGAAAAGACGGTAGACATAAGCCCTTTGGTGGGGCAGGCCCACCCAGTAAACCCTTCCCCGTTGCCTTAGCACCTCCAAGGCCCACTCCCGGGCCAAACAGGTTTTCCCCGAGGCAGGAGGGCCCAGAAGGGGATAAAGGCCAGGCTTCATAATGGGAACATTTTAAAACCCCAAGGCCTTCGCCTTGCCCAAGGCCTAAAGGCGGGGCGTATCCCCGGATGAAGCCCTTAACCTGCCGCTATCCTCCAGGTGAAAGCCCGCCACACCCCTCTCCGAGGGCCCTAGGGGCCACGCCGGGGCGGGCCCGGGGAAGGGGTTTCTTCAAGAGGGAGGGGCAAGGGGGTGAGGTCCAGACCCAGGCGCAACACCCCCACCACCCGTCCCCGGTGGAGGATGAAGCACCGGTACTCCCCCGGCAGGACCACCACCCACCGGGCCAGGGAAAGCTCCCGCAAAAAGGGAAAAGGCCGCTTACGTATGGGCCGGCCCCTGGGGGGGCCCATGTGGGGCATGGGCCTATCCCCTTCCAGGGCCAAGAGGAGCAAGGGCTCCTTCTGGCCCAGGACCAGCAAAAAGGTATCCCCTTCCCGGTAAAGGGCCTGGACCTCGAGGACCCGCACCAGGGCCCCGCAGCGGTTTAGGACCTCTTCCGGGGCCAAAACCACGGCCTTAGGGCCCCCCTCCCCCAGGGCAAAACCCCCAAGGCCGAGGAGGAGGACCCCAAGCCACCGCATCATGCCGCCATGGTAATCGGGCCCTGCCCGGGTGGGGCAGGGTTATACCACCCCACCCTGGCTTGCGCCAGGGTGGGGGCTCCGGAAAGGGCCTCCGGTAGGCGCCATCTCGTTGGAGCTTAGAGAGGGGAACAAGAGGAAAGGGTATTAGAAGCCGCGCTCCGCCGAGATCAGGGCCAAGGCTGCCTGCGCCAACAAGAAGGCCCGGCCAGGTTCCTTAGAGAGCCTGTTCTTGGCCTCGGCCACCAGGTCCTTCACCAGGTTGTCCTGGGCCCGGTAGTAGGCCAGCTCCTTCTCCGCCCGGTCCACCGCCACCGGAGCCCTTTGGGCCAAGCGGGCACCTGGGTCTTGCCCTTTACCCGGGGGGAAGGCATGGCCCCTAGGCCCATAGGGGTGATGCATCCCCATCCCCCTATGGGGCACGGGCCTTTCCACCTGGGCCCGCACCTGGGGCTCCCCTTGGGTAGCCCGGAAGAGGAGGAGGGCCGCCTGGGCCTCCCGTGCCGCCTTGAAGTAGTTCTTGGCCTCGTAGCTTTTCTCCGCCCGGGCCTTCACCTCCTTGGCCCAGGAGAGAAGCCTCTCCTCGGCTACACCCGTGACCTCTTGGGCCACCTTCTCCAGCCGGGCCAAGGCGGCTGCCGCCTTGGCCGCCTGCCGGTAATCGGTGGTCTGGGCCAGGGAAAGGCCTGCCGCCAGAACCAACACACCCGCCAACATCCTCCGCATTCCCATCACCTCCAAAGGGAGCCTAGTCCCCCTGGCTAAAGGGCGCATCGGGGGAAACCTTAAGGGAAGCTAAAGGCAGGAAAAGCCCTACCGCCGCTCCACCCCGGTTGGCTACCGCCGCCTTTCCCCCATGGGCCCGGGCCACCGCCGCCACCAGGGCTAGGCCCAGCCCCGTGCCCCTTCCCCCATGGACAAAGGGCTCCAAGGCTTTCGGCAGGAGTTCTGGGGGAAAACCAGGGCCTGAGTCCACCAGCCAAAGCCACACCCCTTCCTCCTCCTGCTGGATCCTGGCCTTCAGGGGAAGATTTCCGTGGCGGCGGGCGTTATCCAGCACGTTTTCCACCGCCAGGGCGAGAAGCTCGGGATCTACCAAAGCCTGGGCCTCTCCTTCCACCTCCAGGCCCCATCCCTTCAGGAAAGCCCTTAGGTCCAGAGGGGTAAGCCTAGGAGGTGTGGCCTCGAGGCGGGATAACCGGAGAAGCCCGGAAAGCAAGGCCTCCATCCTTTCCGCTTCCCGCAAGGCCCCCATGAGGGCCCTGGGCTCAGGCTTGCGCAGGAGCACCTGCAAGTACCCCTTCAAGGCGGCCAGGGGGTTTCGGAGCTCGTGGGAAGCGTGGTGGGCGAAACGACGGGCTGCCTCCTCCTTCTCGGAAAGCTCCTTAAGGAGACCCTCCACCTGGGCCAGGCGGCGGTTTAAGGCCTCCACCAAGGGCCCAAGCTCCACCAGACCCGGGTCGGGAAGGGGGCTTAAGTCCTCGGGGCGCCTTCCCTGCAGAAGCTGGGCCAGCCGCCTCAAGGGGCGGAGAGCCCAGGAAAGCCCCAGGGCGGAGAGGAGAAAGGTGGCCAAGAGCACCCCTCCCCCCCAGGTGGCGTAGAGGAGGAGGAGCCTCCGCCCCAGGCCCGCAACCCCCTCCAGGGGCACCGCCAGGCCGAACCCTCCCCCATCCCGGGGCAGGGCCACATA is part of the Thermus caldifontis genome and encodes:
- a CDS encoding DUF815 domain-containing protein, which encodes MGPMRLPKTPLDLLDLDLPRGEPWGYAFAQSLLRAPWAWRALRPTPGLLQLMGQDLEALSQELVGRRKEYPLSDLGERPPHPAEEEALRALLARDPEALARVLQTHGPYPFALHQAFRFSGEVHPLRTFRLPREDELIGYEAQLEALKANALRFLAGRPALHTLLYGARGTGKSTAAKSLLHLPQARMVEVEPKALGHLESLLERLALLPHRFFLFLDDLSLDPEEETFHHLKALLEGSLEGPPENVLLLATSNRRHLVRHQGENPLPGADPSAWDELQDALALSERFGLVLTFPPFDKGLYLKAVAHHLGRPLTPEEEREALRFALQKGFSGRVARQFALSLL
- the rpsI gene encoding 30S ribosomal protein S9, translated to MEQYYGTGRRKEAVARVFLRPGSGKVTVNGQDFQDYFQGLVRAVAALEPLRVVDALGRFDAYITVKGGGKSGQVDAIKLGVARALLRYNPDYRAKLKPLGFLTRDARVVERKKYGKHKARRAPQYSKR
- a CDS encoding sensor histidine kinase codes for the protein MATAFSSLRGRLFALLFLALVLLALPLAFLSAREAERAASEDLRRALYTRLYLLEEEGPKEEEALLLELFRLAQVYGGGTGFVKGKEGVVFTEVPSPELPPGLLEGLAQGRAYQGVWRGVLYVALPRDGGGFGLAVPLEGVAGLGRRLLLLYATWGGGVLLATFLLSALGLSWALRPLRRLAQLLQGRRPEDLSPLPDPGLVELGPLVEALNRRLAQVEGLLKELSEKEEAARRFAHHASHELRNPLAALKGYLQVLLRKPEPRALMGALREAERMEALLSGLLRLSRLEATPPRLTPLDLRAFLKGWGLEVEGEAQALVDPELLALAVENVLDNARRHGNLPLKARIQQEEEGVWLWLVDSGPGFPPELLPKALEPFVHGGRGTGLGLALVAAVARAHGGKAAVANRGGAAVGLFLPLASLKVSPDAPFSQGD
- a CDS encoding UvrD-helicase domain-containing protein translates to MKLYVASAGTGKTHALVQELLALLRQGVPLRRMAALTFTRKAAEELRERILEEVKALGDGEAETAKRELYGALFTTIHGFMAEALRHTAPFLSLDPDFAVLDEFLAEALFLEEARSLLYLKGRNPGEEEGLVGALLALYEKRSLAEAFRPLPGAEEVYALFQEVLGRYQARTLDLLGPGDLEAQALRLLKNPQALGRVVERFSHIFLDEYQDVNPLQGRFFQALEEAGAKVVAVGDPKQSIYLFRNARVEVFREALRRAEEVRFLDETFRHSGELAEFLNRFVERFFPETERVLVRPRRRERGFWEVHWVGGEGELDRKRQQEALVLGKRLLALRDQGYAFPQMAVLVRSRHSLPYLERAFRALGVPYGIRRGRSFFIRPEVRDIYHALRLSLLEPEAPLSPEERLSLLAFLRGPFVGADLGRLEGLPKKSPWKDLLSQLPAEAQARLEWLRELAGKRPLEALKALVRDEVFLGRLSPRARTNLDTLLLLAASERFPDLEALLEWLKVRAMDPEAAELPEGSQGVNLLTVHAAKGLEWPVVGVFDLSRQERSAEEPLLVGLEGEVALKGTPGYQEVRQGLKEAEEEEVLRLLYVALSRARDVLLLTGSASSRPGPWAKALMALGLGPGSQDPRVRVHPVGASFPSPSLPPAPLLDPAPYAPLALEPKPFPPLYSPSAHRKAEGEPLPLAEALEGELLPEFARAVGTLVHYAIARDLDPEEEGRMRALLLQEVALPFSEEEKEALLEEVRTLLRHYREMLGGVLPPLAVRLEDYPELPLVLPLAGTVWHGVLDRLYRVGDRWYLEDYKTDRSLAPEHYLLQLALYWEAVRRAWGVEAVASPSGEHLVARLVYLRHKKVHVFSPEELQEALQGLEKAPGMLSQGPEPRLP
- a CDS encoding thiamine diphosphokinase, with amino-acid sequence MKRFALLLGGPLLVTAALQERLKAYRLMAADSGARHALALGLPLELWLGDFDSSLKWLQNALSAPKEGLPREKDLTDGEALVRKALELGAEELLLLGGIGGRLDHTLAHLELSFLLAEKGVRVELTDGLTRAFPLLTGNHAFPLEKGTPFSLIPFSEATLGVEGARWNLPPTPLKATTLTLENQALGPIRIRVEKGRAVLYLF
- the rplM gene encoding 50S ribosomal protein L13 translates to MQPKTYVPEKIEPRWVLIDAEGKTLGRLATQIATLLRGKHRPDWTPNLPMGDFVVVVNADKVRLTGKKLKQKIYTRYSGYQGGLKEIPAEKMLATHPERVLEHAVKGMLPKGPLGRRLFKRLKVYAGPTHPHQAQKPVKLEVK
- a CDS encoding CTP synthase — protein: MNGVSESAQRPRKYVFVTGGVVSSLGKGILTSSLGALFRARGYRVTAIKIDPYVNVDAGTMRPYEHGEVFVTADGAETDLDIGHYERFLDLDLSRGNNLTTGQVYLSVIQKERRGEYLSQTVQVIPHITDEIKDRIRQVAEEQGAEVVVVEVGGTVGDIESLPFLEAIRQFRFDEGEANTFYIHLTLVPYLETSEEFKTKPTQHSVATLRGVGIQPDAIVLRSVKPVPEEVRKKVALFTNVRPGQVFSSPNVEHIYEIPLLLEEQGLGRVVEKALGLEPVFPNLSFWQEAVRVLKHPERTLRIAIAGKYVKMPDAYLSLLEALKHAGIRHGARVEVKWVDAEGLEGADLDEAFRDVAGILVPGGFGVRGIEGKVRAAQYAREKGIPYLGICLGLQIAVIEFARNVAGLKGANSTEFDPYTPHPVIDLMPEQLEVEGLGGTMRLGDWPMRIRPGTLLHRLYGKEEVFERHRHRYEVNPLYVDGLERAGLVISATTPGMRGRGAGLVEAIELKDHPFFLGLQSHPEFKSRPMRPSPPFAGFVEAALRHAGLLEEA